In Tenebrio molitor chromosome 1, icTenMoli1.1, whole genome shotgun sequence, the sequence acatttgtcatttttctGTTGGGGCTGGGATATATTCTcaacatatattttttacataacgagtgttcaaaaaaatgtgtgatCAAGCAGGCCTCGCTTTCTCTCTTTTCCAAACGTAGGTCGTTTTTTAGTTCATAATTCCTTCAGATGCATAACCTCATTTTGATCATTCATTATTTGTTCTAATtggcaattaaaattttctattcattttatattaattccCTAACGCTTCCCACGATTCATAAAATTCCTATTAATGGTCCTCCACTTCCACTCTTTCATCGTACACTTCCTGTTTTACGAAATTTGACAGCTGGGGAAGCTATGCCATACGTTAACGGAGACAAAAGCAAGCACCAGGCCACTTGACCACAATGTTTTTTGAACAcacattattttgtaattgaTGAGAATGACTGTCACACGTAAGTTCGACTGAAACAAATATCGTTAAAGCCTTAGGTGACTTTTCTACATTTTCCTTTGACAAATTTAACTCTTTCTTATTTCCTATGATGAATTAATTGATTATGGCAGTTAGCTACTGCACACAGTATTTAACTTGATTggcatttgacatttttaatcaacCTAGAAGATGCCCTTAAGGAAATAAAGAAACTACAATTCCTAATATTTCTGCATAATTCGATGACCGAGACCGTCCAACAGCTTTTGCAGTTCTAGATCCGCGAATTTGTCGAAATCATTCCAAATCTTAATGCAAAAGTGACAAgtttgccaaaaaaaaaaaatcgtttaatGGACCTACTACATAAAAACATTGAAAACCAATACATATAATATGAGTCAATTTAgttatcttttatttttttttggcttttaaATTCTCAAGATGTGTCTTTATGCCAGATATGTATACGTCATGCCTGGAAAAATTATCGTTTTTCACCTTCCCCTGCAGAACCGCGGTACAAAAATTCGCCGCTCCGCCACGCAGTGTAGTGAGCTCGCCTGGCTTATCTACCttcattttgttaattttgctCTAAGCGGTGTGCGGTCGAGTTTTCCCTTTTCAAGTGGTTTGTTTACAAACATCTTTATTACGGTCTGCTGTAAAAGAGCAATAAACCAATAAATATGAACCTGAATTGGTTTGCGGCCAGCCGGTGACAAGGGTCTAATGAGAGACGGTCAGGGTATTATGATTTTTCCGCTGTAAAATCTAATAACTATTTAGTACTTTTTGGGaagatattaatttttatttagtttctTAACGGTTCAAGGTACGATTTACACTGATCAACATCCAAAATAAACGTCCTAAGCTAATTTAGTTAGGATGGCCCACAGTGGAACGTGATTTAGTGTAGTTATCATGTCATTAGCTGCCTCCAGCCGCCCCCCGCTGCCCTTACAAAGCTCTTCATGTTGAGTGACGTACTATGAAAGAAAACGACTTTTTTAGTACGTCTATGTAAAAAAATGATAGATTAGAAAGGAAGGttattggaaattttgattttgaagtttaaaaaatggaatgaaaattccaaatttgttATAACGTCAAAAAGAAAGCCGGTATTGTttatcacataaaaaaaattgaatcacTTCTTCTCAGATCACAAAGTCGTCCACACACAAACTCATTTTCATTCAAATCTTCGATATAGGTAAATGTTTctgtgatagtttttttttctaatatagTTTCTTTATAGTTATAGTTATTTCAatctaaaaaatcaaattttggtTTTGAAAATCCCATTTAAAGACATTTATAATCCTTCAAAATactacggttggcttcaaaaaaaaaaaacggaaactgtcagaaaaagttctgtcagattttattaattttttatagtttgaaacggccttttcgaatttatgttaaaaaactgcacttatgtgtcagaaatgtcagttATGCAAATACAGTACAAATACTGTCATACCatacagacacaaattgacataaatcgagaaattaaatttccaatttacattaggtcaaatttcatttcccgttttttttaagccaactgTTACTACCACTTCAGTGATCttacaatgagggacatggaatcatgggcagtctgttattgtcatttcaaaaagtgtcaatgtaaatgcacctttaccgtcattataattgatattttcaaaaaaactgcgaacttggttatgagtagctaaagtatggtttagaaattttgacaactgaatgacacatctgcccagttttccgtgtccccaatagtacaccctttcattttattttatttattatttccgAAACTATTCACAAACTCGCCGCATTCTCACAACCAAATTTCCCATTCTTCTTgcgtttttcaatttttaaattggagAAAAATGAAGAACTCCATTTATGCAATTCCATTCAAGATTAACCGCACACTTAACATATTTTAACTGTTTAAAAAACAACTACTGCAACATAATTAACACTTTATTAGTACTTTTTATTAACTGTTTTCTCCGAAAATTGTTTCAgacaaaattgtaaataaaaacagtCAAAACGTAGCtaagtaaatatttaactGTGACACTTTGAATACGCGGAATTAAGTTAAGACTAAAGTCGATTCATctaaattgtgacatttcttcAAGTATCATCTagtgccaaaacatcgcagtCTTGTACCAAACGTCAGTAGCGCAACCCCTGGAGTACCCCAAGAAAGTAAATTAAGCCTCTTGCATTCCTtttagtacttttttttactatttcttttaaatcagTGATTTCCTACATTTCAAAGAGGTCTTTTTTTCTCATCGTCattctcttcttcttctttgaCTCATTTACTCAAGTAGCTCATAGGAATTTCTTCTTTCGTAGGTTCCAAATTTTCCTTcctcattttgattttttcttcctttcttcttgatccttaatttcttcttcattATATCATTACTTTAGTCGTTGGGAACTTAAAAACAAATGTCCCCTTGACTTTACCAATATGCTTCGctttccaaaaatgttttttcagttttttcatCTCTTAAAAGCACCTAATTACAAGTTTATTATCATTCATTTAGATTTACGCAAATTTCCACTAAATGAAGTGTTAATTAGAGTATGTAGTTAGAGTCTGAAAATCAACCACAAGAAACGTGCTCTTGtaacaaattgtaaaaatgacgCGTAGTAAAAAATCCATAAAACACAgacaaaacatttaaattaatggtgTATAATGACTAATAAAGCTATTAATTAACTATTAATAACTTCAATGTTAAACCAAGAGTCGTCAAATTTGCCTCAGAATTATttgcattattaattatacTCGACGTATTACCGATAAAAGGCAAAGAGATGATCTGGCTAAATAAACGTCACTTTGGTGTTAATTGAATTAGTTCTTAGGTATAAAAGCGCGAGTATCGCGTTAATCCGCAGTATAATCGTGTGGTTTGCTCAATTTCATTCAAGTCAATTCATCAAAATGGCGGTTACATTCAAAATGTCCCTCATCGTTGCAGTTTTCACTTTCATCTGTTTATCTACCAACGCGTATCCGTCGAATTCCGGCGAAGAAGTAGAAAGCACCACCGAAGCGAACGACACAGTTCCCCAAGACCTGTAAGTACCAACGACCTCTTCGGAGGGCAATCCCAGCACCCACGCTCATTTCAATCGCCTTTCAGGTACGTGATCAAGACCGTCGTGTACGAAGTGGGCATCCTCACCGACGCCTCCAACGACACCGACAACCTCAATGACACGTATACAATCGCTCCCAACTCCcccacaaacaaaaattactagTTCCCTTCCCAGGCACGAGCAAGTCGACGTCTCCTTCTTCAATCCGGACAAGAACGGCACCATTTTGGACCTGTCCCACATCCCCGTGCCCATTCAGACCAACGTGAGCGGCCTCTCCGTCACCGGACTGCTTCCCGGGAGCGACTTGGCCTCCATCTTGACTCCTCCAGCTGAAGCCGGCCCCGTTTTGCCCAAGAAACAGATCACGGTGACGCAGAACATCAGCACCACCAATCCGGAGAAAGGGTCCGAGATCATCTCCAACCTGCCCAAGCTCCTGGGGCTCACGAAGAAACAGGACAAGAATGAGAGTAAAGGTGGAGACGGCGAGGATGCTTGATTGAAATGTGATTAATGAATGTAATTTATTGCATTATTTGTgtattgtaaaatattataaGTTATTACAAAGAGAGTAGTGTTAAATGTGGAGAACTGTCAGTTGAGACTGAAGCGTTGAAATAAATCGACTGAAGCGTACGAGATGACGAGGTCGGTCTGGAGCAATCCGGATGATGGAATGTTACCTGCTACAAgaagtaattaaataaatacctgAGTGGGTGACTCTTCTACAACCGCACGGACGTACGTCTGAAATAGGTGCACACTGCATTTCTTCAGACTTGCTCATAAAAATGCGATTAACTTCTGGTGCCGTTATAATCCTTTTATTAATCAGATTTAACTAAAACTTTATTTGAATCTTGTAACGTGCTTGTAACTACTGCAGCAATAAAAGATTTAACCACAGAGCGCTCGTGACGTATGactgtcaaatttaataatttaaatcaatttgacaAATGACATTTGCACTTTGcagatgaaatttatttaaataataattgttcttcaaatttgccaaacgTTCTACAGAAAACTATCgaaatgaatcaaatttaatgCGCTTAATTTACGTGTAGCGTCGccattaaatatttacatttggcCAACACCTACGTTGacttatttacaaattaattttaaaaagttttcgGCGAACagttagttaaaaaaatatgtattatttaaGTGTTAATTAGGTTGCAACAGTTGTTTATTGAGCCATTGGAATCATGGCCTGAGATACAGGGATTccacacaaaaacaaaattgaaaaatatcaaGGTCAGTCGACTGAACCAGTAAATATTAGGGAAAATGTGATTGTCGTAGTCAAAATGCGGTAAATTTGGCTCAGAGAAGTGGAAGATGAGTTTGTGATGGCGCAGTTGTGACGAGAATCGAGAATGTGACTGTCAAAAAGTGTTGACGCTGATGTTACCCAAGTAACTAGAACGTCCTTCGAGCAAGCAAGAAATAATCGAAAGTGATTGTTGATGATCATGCACTTGTTTCATAACCCATTATCTTAGTTATCATATCTTAACAACGCGCGATAGCGTTATTTGCAGATAAATATCGTCAGATTGCAAACTGAAGTTATCGTTTCCGTTTGTTACCTGCGCTAGTTAGTAATCTGCGATAATCTTGAATTTGTACGAGATAAGCTCAATTGGGAAAAGATAAGGCAAG encodes:
- the LOC138136084 gene encoding uncharacterized protein; protein product: MAVTFKMSLIVAVFTFICLSTNAYPSNSGEEVESTTEANDTVPQDLYVIKTVVYEVGILTDASNDTDNLNDTHEQVDVSFFNPDKNGTILDLSHIPVPIQTNVSGLSVTGLLPGSDLASILTPPAEAGPVLPKKQITVTQNISTTNPEKGSEIISNLPKLLGLTKKQDKNESKGGDGEDA